The DNA segment AGAACAAAGACCTCGTCGCCCAGCGCGGCTTTGGCTTCAAAGCCCCGCTGCCAGATTTCCTCCATGGACAGATGATAGTAATGGGATGGAATATCATCGCAAAGAAACACGGGAAATCCTTCATCAGGTGGGCAAACTCCGGAAATTGAGGTTTGTGATGTGACTTCTTGAAGCATGGTTCCTCATCAACTCGAAATATTGCGGTGACTCCATTAAGACGGACGATTATGCGTTTACAAAAACGCTAACAGAAATTTAACGAAAGATTTTAAAGCAGGAGATGGATGAAGGCAAGGCTTTTTCACCCCCCTTGGGAATGCCCTCATATTTTAGTTAAAAAATTCACTTTGACATGTCCATATCGTTTGGTTTTAATGATGTCAAATTCCTTGGGAATCCGATATTCAAGAACGTCCGGTGACTCAATTACAAGCATAGAGTCCTGATGCATGAAGCAGGACGCAAGTGCGGGTAATATCAAATCATATTCCCCCTGGAGATAAGGCGGATCCAGAAAAATAAGGAGTGGTTCATGGGGCAACTTGAATTGTCTCAAAAAGTTGATCGCTGTCAGATTGTAAAGCCGCGAACGTGATTCAAGTTTAAGCGCTGTGATATTAGCTGATAACACCTGATAGGCCGGCGGTTGTGATTCCACAAAAATTGACTGGGAAACACCATGGCTGAGAGCCTCACAACCAAGTGCACCACTACCCGCATAGAGATCCAGTGCGCAACATTCCGGAAAATCGATCATGTTTCTTAAAACATTGAACATCGCCGCCCTGATTTTGTTTGAGGTCGGTCGGACTTTGAGACCTTCAGGGACCTTGAGTTGTCTTCCTCTTAATTCACCGCTGATGATATTGATCATAACTTTTCCAAAAACTGATGACTGTTGTGAAGTACCGAATCGT comes from the SAR324 cluster bacterium genome and includes:
- the rsmD gene encoding 16S rRNA (guanine(966)-N(2))-methyltransferase RsmD translates to MINIISGELRGRQLKVPEGLKVRPTSNKIRAAMFNVLRNMIDFPECCALDLYAGSGALGCEALSHGVSQSIFVESQPPAYQVLSANITALKLESRSRLYNLTAINFLRQFKLPHEPLLIFLDPPYLQGEYDLILPALASCFMHQDSMLVIESPDVLEYRIPKEFDIIKTKRYGHVKVNFLTKI